A stretch of Macrobrachium rosenbergii isolate ZJJX-2024 chromosome 12, ASM4041242v1, whole genome shotgun sequence DNA encodes these proteins:
- the LOC136844345 gene encoding uncharacterized protein translates to MDDEKLISLVQSHGCLYNSSHKHYNDQVKREKVWIEIGKILNQPGVTCKSRWSNLRDQFRRATKTKRTLNGESSEKKKWKFDKEMAFLKPYYHERCSVQNNSSDPDEVLEVAWQEGGTDAEVESSPSSPARKKPMVEAKDQGISTKASKLAQHHEETDVRMEANTQSCSTPMGQPVHSQTLRRSRPVFSGPYYLQRSQDVRRSTDHIDAFLFGIAETVKLFPPVYQHMAKSKIFSAVSELEMEVLMKAQVPSDLKGQQT, encoded by the exons ATGGACGACGAAAAACTCATCTCTCTAGTGCAGAGTCACGGATGCTTGTATAATTCTTCCCATAAACACTATAATGATCAAGTGAAGAGGGAAAAAGTTTGGattgaaataggaaaaatattaaatcagcCAG gAGTCACGTGTAAATCAAGATGGTCTAATCTGAGAGACCAATTTCGAAGAGCCACTAAGACTAAAAGAACACTGAATGGGGAATCTTCAGAAAAGAAGAAGTGGAAGTTTGACAAAGAGATGGCTTTTCTGAAACCCTACTATCATGAGCGGTGTTCAGTCCAAAACAATTCAAGCGACCCAGACGAAGTGCTCGAAGTCGCTTGGCAGGAAGGAGGTACTGACGCTGAGGTAGAAAGCAGCCCAAGTTCACCAGCCAGAAAAAAACCCATGGTGGAAGCAAAAGATCAAGGCATAAGCACCAAGGCCTCTAAGTTAGCCCAGCACCACGAGGAAACAGATGTGAGAATGGAAGCGAATACCCAAAGTTGTAGCACGCCAATGGGTCAGCCCGTCCACAGCCAAACGCTTCGGAGATCCCGGCCCGTTTTTTCGGGCCCATATTATCTTCAGCGAAGTCAAGATGTCAGAAGATCGACAGACCACATCGACGCTTTTCTTTTTGGCATAGCTGAAACCGTCAAGTTATTTCCTCCCGTTTATCAACACATGGCTAAATCTAAGATTTTCAGTGCTGTTTCAGAGTTAGAAATGGAGGTGCTGATGAAGGCACAGGTACCTTCGGACCTGAAAGGGCAACAAACATAG